Part of the Usitatibacter palustris genome, ATCCGCCGTGCGTGATGGCGCAGCTCAATTCCTCGGGCCAGCTCGTGGAGACGAGTGCTTCGGCGATGCAGGCGTATACGAATGCCGTGCTCTCCGCGTCAGGCGCGACCGTGAACATGCTCAACGCCGTGTCGGCCGCCGCTGTGACGGGCACCACGGTCTTCGTGGGCTACGGCTCGACCGGAACGGAGATGGCGGCCAACGGCACCAGCCGCAGCGCGTACAACGGGCCGGGCACGACCGAGTGCGGGCCAGTGCCGCCGCAGACCGGCTGGTGGTGGAATCCGGCGGAACCGGGCCGCGGCTATTCGCTCGAGATGTCGGGCGACCGTCTCTGGGGCGCGTCGTATCTCTACGACACCAGCGGACGCTCGTCGTGGTTCGTGTTCGGCGGCCCGACGCAGTTCGAAGGCGCGGTCTACCAGGGTCCGCTGATCGCGGCCTCCGGCGGCCAGACGCTCACCGGCGCGTACAAGCCGATCACCTCGTCGTCACCTGGCGCGATCACGCTCGCGTTCTCCAGCGCGACGCGCGGCGTCATCACGTGGCCCAGCGGCACGACGACGCCCATCGAGCGCTTCAACATCGTGCCCGGCGGCCTCACGTCGCCGTCGCAGGCCGACGTGCCCGAATCCGGTTGGTGGTGGAATGCCGCCGAGTCCGGCCGCGGCTTCTTCATCGAGTGGCAGAACGGCTCGGCCACGATGGCGGGCTACATGTACAACGAGGCCGGGCAACCGATCTGGTACATCACCGTATCGGCCACGCCCGATCCATTGCGCTACAGCGGAACATGGCTCGAGTTCACGAATGCGGCGGTGACCAATCCGAACGTCGGCCCGGCGACCATCCAGTTCACGAGTCCCACGACCGCGACCATGACGCTCCCCGGCGGGCGGACGATTCCGCTGACTCGCTACGCGTTCTGAGGAAAAAAGGGGTCAGGTTAGTTTTCCAATCTGTCCCCTTTTCCTGTGCGGAAAAGGGGACAGATTGGAAAACTAACCTGACCCCTTTTTTTCAGTAGGTGCAGTCGAAGCTCGCCGTGCGGTGCTCGAAGGCCGACTCGGTCTTCACCAGCGCGCCGCAGATGTAGGTGACCTCGAGGCTCTTCCTCGCACCCGGCGCCGGATCGCCGCAGATGCTGTTCTCCACTTGCACGGAAGCGCTGCGCTTGCCGTTCACGCGCTTCCCGAGCCAATGGGCGGCGTTGCAGTTCTTCGAGCTCGTCCCGTAGTAGGCGCTGGTGATCGTGATCGGGCCGGTCGCCTTGATGGGTGCGGGCGCGGCGACCGCGCCGCGCTTGTCGGCCTCCAGGGATCCCTCCCGAAACCCGTCCTTGAATCCGCGCCGATAGCCTTCGTTGTAATCGTCGCTTCGCTTCGGATCTCCCTGCGCGAACGCATTGAACGCGAGGAGGAAGAGGGCAAACGCGGGAACGGTTGTCTTCATTTGTTTTCTTTCAGTGGCCTGGACGCCAGGGTTTCAGGAGCTCGCTCACGCCATCCCAGACGATCTGCACGCCGATGCACAACAGGATGAACGCCATGAGCTGGAGGAAGACCGCCGTTCCGGTATCGCCGAGCAATCGCATGAGGCGCGGCGCATAGCGGTTGGCGAGGTAGATCGCGAGCGCGACGCCCGCGAGGCCGAGGACCAGGCCGATGCCCGCCCAGATCGCGGCGACGTCGTGGCGCGGGAGCGTCGTGCCGATCGTGATCGCGGTCGCGATCGAGCCCGGACCGACGATGAGCGGGAAGGCGAGGGGATAGAACGCATGCCCCCGGATTTTTTCGGGGGAAACCCTGCGCGGAGCGGGCTTCTGCGCGTCGTCGCTGCCTTCGTCCGCGGTGAGCATGCGCCACGCGGTGGCGGCCACGAGCAGCCCGCCGCCCACGCGCACGACCGAGAGCGAGATCCCGAAGTATGCGAGCACGTAGACGCCGACGAACGCGGAAGCGACCAGCAGGAAGAAACAATTCATCGCGACGCTGCGGGCCATCGCCACGCGCAGCGGTTCTTCGAGCCCGCTCGTGAAGCGCATGAACACGGGTGCGGCGCCGGGAGGATTGGTGATCGGCAGCAGCGCGCCGATCGCGAGCAACGCCGTCTTGAGGACCAGGGCGAAGTCGAACTCCATGGCTACGGGCTGCGCAGGTGCCAGGCCTTGAGTCGCGTGAACGTTTCGATGCCGTACGTGGAAAGCGTGAGGCCCACGCCGGAGTGACCGACGCCCGACCACGGAAGGCGCGGGCTCACGCGGTCGCAACAGTTCCAGTAGACCGAGCCCGCGTGCACGCCCGCGAGGATGCGCTCGGCGCGCTTGCGGTCGGTCGTGTACACGCCGGCGGTGAGGCCGTAGTCGGTGTCGTTCATCAGGCGCTGGGCTTCGGCGTCGTCCTTCACGCTCATGAGGCCGATCACCGGACCGAAGGACTCTTCGCGCATCACCGCCATCTTGTGGTTCACGTCGACGAGCACGGTGGGTTCGAAGCGGCTTCCTTTGCCGCGCTTGCCGCCGGTGAGCACCTTCGCGCCCTTCTTCTTCGCGTCGGCGACCTGCGCTTCGAGCACCTTCACCTGCGGCGCGCGCGTGAGCGGGCCAATGTACGTGGCGTCGTCGAGCGGATCGCCCGCGCGATAGGTCTTCACCTCGTCGACGAAGGCCTTCACGAATTGCGGGAAGATGGAATCGCGCACGTAGATGCGCTCGACCGAGCAGCAGCTCTGGCCGGTGTTGTAGAACGCGCCATCGGCGATGCCCGCCGCGGCCTTGGCGATGTCCACGTCCTCGCAGACGTAGACCGGATCCTTGCCGCCGAGCTCGAGCTGGAGCTTCAGCATGCGGCCGCGCACGGACTGCGCGATCTTCTTGCCCGTGGCATACGAGCCGGTGAAGAACACGCCATCGACGGGTTGCTTGAGCAGCGCCGCGCCGACATCGCCCGCGCCGATCAACGGCACGAAGACATCCTTCGGGATGCCGCTCTCATGCAGGAGGCGCGCGATCTCCAGGCCCGTCATCGCGGCGTACTCGGAAGGCTTGTAGAGGATGGCGTTGCCCGCGAGCAGCGCGGGAACGAACACGTTGCCGCCGACGAACCACGGATAGTTCCACGCGGAGATGTTGGCGATGACGCCCAGCGGCTCGTGGGAAATGACCTCTTCCATTCCGGCGGCCTTCGAGACCTTCTCGGGCTTGAGGGTCTTCGCGGTTTCAGCGAGGAAGAAATCGATGCGCGGCAGGAAGCCCTTGAGCTCATTGCGCGCCTGCGTGATGGGCTTGCCCGTCTCGGAGGTGAGCACCTTCGCGAGTGGGTCCACTTGTTCCAGCACGCGCTCGCGAAACTCCGCGATCGCGGCGAGGCGTTTCTTCAGCGGGACCCTCGCCCACTTCGCTTGCGCGGCGCGTGCGGCTTCGTACTTCGCCTTGACGCTCTTCGCATCGTCGGCTTCGAGGGACGCGATGGGCTTGCCCGTGGCCGGGCTCGTGACCTTCAGGCGGGCCATGGGTCAGGCCGCCCGGGCGAGGACGGGCGATGCCTTGCCGGTCTTCTTGCGGTTCGTGCAGGCGTCGAGGAAGGCCTTGAGCAGCGGCTTGCCGTCCATGAGCGCGACATCGCCCGGGTCCATGAACTCCGGGTGCCATTGCACGCCGACCACGAAGCTGTGGCCTTCCCAGCGCACGGCCTCGACGACGTCATCGGGATCGCTCTTGGCTTCGACGACCAAGCCTTCGCCCAGCGTCTTCACGGCCTGGTGGTGGATGGTGTTGATGCGCGTCCTGGAGACTTGCGGATAGAGGCCCGAGAGCCAGGTATCGGGCAGCACGCACATGTCGTGGAAGTTGTGCTCGTACTTGGTGTCGTGACGGTGATGACCGGAATCGGGCAATTGAGTCGCGAGGTCCTGGTAGAGCGTGCCGCCGAGGGCCACGTTGATGAGCTGGCAACCGCGGCAGATGCCGAACACGGGTTTGCCCTGGCGCACGAATTCGTGGAAGAGCTCGATCTCGTACTGGTCGCGGATGCGGTCGCCCGACCACGCCGGATTCATCGGCGTCTCGCGATAGGTTTCGGGCGCGATGTCCGCGCCGCCCTGCAGGACGAGGCCGTCGAGCTGGTTCACGTAATCCTTCACCGTGACGCCGTTGGGAAGGTGCGGGGAGGCGAGGCTCATCTCCGGGACCATGAACGCGAGGACGCCGCCGGACATGACCCAGTTGGCCGCCGACTGCTCCATGTACTGCACCGTCTTGGTGGGCAGGAATTGGCGGGTGGGGTCCGGGTAGAGGAGCCGGGCCGAGATGCCGATTTTCAAGGGGTCCATAAGCTCAATCTTATCGCCAACCGTGCAACAATGCTCCCGTATGAAGCATCTCAGCGCGCTCGACGCGTTGTTCCTGCAACTGGAAACGCCGGCGACGCCCATGCACGTCGGCAGCCTGATGCTCCTCGAAAAACGCCCGTTCAAGGCGTTCCGCGATCACATCGCCGCCCGGCTGGATCTCGCGCCGATCTTCACGCACAAGCTGGGCTTCATGCCGTTGGACCTCGCCAACCCCGTGTGGTTGCGCGCCGGGCGCGTGGACCTCGAGCGGCACATCCGTCGCCTGGTGCTGCCCAAGCCCGGGACACGTGCGCAACTCGACGCTGCCGTCGCCCGGTTGCATGAAGGCCTGCTCGATCGCGACTATCCGCTCTGGGAGTTCACGGTGATCGAAGGCTTGAAGACCGGCGAGGTCGGGATCTACGCGAAGCTCCATCACGCCGCGCTCGACGGGCAGGGTGGCATCGCCGTCGCCCAGGCGCTGCTCGATACGCAAGCGCGCCCGCCAAAGCGCACGGGCGCCGGGGCGGAACCCGCGAAAACGTACCTGCCGCCGTCGACCGCGAAAATGCTCGGTGCCGCGTTGCGGAACACAGTCGCGCAGTACGGGCGGATCGTGAAGGCGTTGCCCGAAACCCTGAAGGCCATGGGCCGCGCGGGCGCCGTGGCGGTCACCGCGCCGAAGGTGAAGGGCGCGAGCGCGCCGCGCACGCCGCTCAACGGCGAGATCGGCGCCGGACGCGCGTTCGTTTCCGCAAACGTGCCGCTCGCCGAAGCGAAGGAGATCGCGCGTCGCTTCGACGTGAAGCTCAATGACGTCGTGCTCGCCACCTGTGCGGGCGCGCTTCGCGAGACCTTTCCCGCGAAGCAGCCGATGGTCGGCGCGGTGCCCGCGAGCTTGCGCGCGCCCGGCGACACCACGAGGGCGAACGAGGTCACGATGATGCTCGTGGGGCTCGCGACGAATATCTCCAATCCGGCCAAGCGTCTCGCCGCGATCCACGCCGCCGCCGGCCGCGCGAAGAAGCTGACGGGAAGCGCCCGGGGCGCGATTCCCATGGACCTGCCGTCGCTGGGCGTGCCCTGGCTGATGGCGCTTGCGAGTGGTCTGCACCGGAAGGTGGTTGCCACCGGGCGCGGCCCCGTCATCGCGAACGTCGTGATCTCGAACGTGCCGGGACCGCAGATGCCGCTCTACATGGCCGGCGCGCGGGCCACGGCCTATTACCCCGTGTCAATTGTCACGCACGGGCTGGGCCTCAACATCACGATCATCAGCTACGATGGTTCACTGGGCTACGGCCTGGTGGCCTGCAAAGACACGATGCCGGGCCTGAGGGCGTTCGCGAAACGCCTGCAGGACTCGCACACGGAATTGCTCAAGCTCGCTCGAAGGAAATGAAGAAACGAAAGACCGGCGAAATGCCCGCAGCACAGCAATTGCAACCGCCCAGCCCGCTGCTGCTCGCCCTCGAAGGGCGCGCACCCTGGGAGCTCGGCGCTTCCCTCGCGTCGTGGCCCTTCCTGCGCAACGCGCCTGCGGGCGACGGCCATTCGCTGATGGTGTTCCCGGGCCTCGCCGCCCCTGACCTCAGCACGCTTCCGCTGCGCGCCTTCCTGCGCTCGCTCGGTTACGACGCGCGCGGCTGGGACCTCAAGTTCAACTTCGGCCCGCGCGCCGGCGTGCTCGAGCAAAGCCTCGAGCGCGTAGAGAAGATGCGCAAGGAGAGCGGCCGCAAGGTGAGCCTCGTGGGCTGGAGCCTCGGCGGCATCTACGCGCGCGAGATCGCGAAGCTCATGCCCGAAGCCGTGCGTTGCGTGATCACGCTGGGCACGCCCTTCACCGGTTCACCCAAGGCCACGAACGCGTGGCGCATCTACGAGCTCGCGAGCGGCCACAAGCTCGACGACCCGAAGCTCCTCGCGAAAGTGCGCGAAGCCCCGCCGGTGCCGACGACCTCGGTGTACAGCCGCACCGATGGCGTCGTCGCGTGGCAGTGCAGCGTGAATGAACCGGCCAAGCACGTGGAGAACATCGAAGTCACGGCGAGCCACGTCGGCATGGGTGTCAACCCGGTGGCGTGGTACGCGGTCGCCGATCGACTCGCGCAGGCCCAGGGGCGGTGGAAGCCTTTCCATCGCAACGGCTGGCGCCAGTGGGTCTATCCGGACCCGGAACGCATTGGCGACGATTAGCGCCAACGGCCTGGCGCTCGAGTACGAGTCGCTGGGCAACCCGTCTCACCCACCGGTCGTGCTGGTGATGGGCCTCGCGATGCAGCTCATCTACTGGCCCGATGCCTTCTGCCGCATGCTGGTCGAGCGCGGCTTCCACGTCGTGCGCTTCGACAACCGCGATGCCGGCCTCTCGACGATGCTCGATCACCTTGGCACGCCCAACATCACGCTCGAAGCGATGAAGTACGCGATGCACCTGCCGATGAAGGCGCCGTACTACATCGACGACATGGCGAAGGACACGGTAGCGCTGATGGATGCGC contains:
- a CDS encoding MarC family protein produces the protein MEFDFALVLKTALLAIGALLPITNPPGAAPVFMRFTSGLEEPLRVAMARSVAMNCFFLLVASAFVGVYVLAYFGISLSVVRVGGGLLVAATAWRMLTADEGSDDAQKPAPRRVSPEKIRGHAFYPLAFPLIVGPGSIATAITIGTTLPRHDVAAIWAGIGLVLGLAGVALAIYLANRYAPRLMRLLGDTGTAVFLQLMAFILLCIGVQIVWDGVSELLKPWRPGH
- a CDS encoding aldehyde dehydrogenase family protein → MARLKVTSPATGKPIASLEADDAKSVKAKYEAARAAQAKWARVPLKKRLAAIAEFRERVLEQVDPLAKVLTSETGKPITQARNELKGFLPRIDFFLAETAKTLKPEKVSKAAGMEEVISHEPLGVIANISAWNYPWFVGGNVFVPALLAGNAILYKPSEYAAMTGLEIARLLHESGIPKDVFVPLIGAGDVGAALLKQPVDGVFFTGSYATGKKIAQSVRGRMLKLQLELGGKDPVYVCEDVDIAKAAAGIADGAFYNTGQSCCSVERIYVRDSIFPQFVKAFVDEVKTYRAGDPLDDATYIGPLTRAPQVKVLEAQVADAKKKGAKVLTGGKRGKGSRFEPTVLVDVNHKMAVMREESFGPVIGLMSVKDDAEAQRLMNDTDYGLTAGVYTTDRKRAERILAGVHAGSVYWNCCDRVSPRLPWSGVGHSGVGLTLSTYGIETFTRLKAWHLRSP
- a CDS encoding gamma-glutamyl-gamma-aminobutyrate hydrolase family protein, which codes for MDPLKIGISARLLYPDPTRQFLPTKTVQYMEQSAANWVMSGGVLAFMVPEMSLASPHLPNGVTVKDYVNQLDGLVLQGGADIAPETYRETPMNPAWSGDRIRDQYEIELFHEFVRQGKPVFGICRGCQLINVALGGTLYQDLATQLPDSGHHRHDTKYEHNFHDMCVLPDTWLSGLYPQVSRTRINTIHHQAVKTLGEGLVVEAKSDPDDVVEAVRWEGHSFVVGVQWHPEFMDPGDVALMDGKPLLKAFLDACTNRKKTGKASPVLARAA
- a CDS encoding wax ester/triacylglycerol synthase family O-acyltransferase, with the protein product MKHLSALDALFLQLETPATPMHVGSLMLLEKRPFKAFRDHIAARLDLAPIFTHKLGFMPLDLANPVWLRAGRVDLERHIRRLVLPKPGTRAQLDAAVARLHEGLLDRDYPLWEFTVIEGLKTGEVGIYAKLHHAALDGQGGIAVAQALLDTQARPPKRTGAGAEPAKTYLPPSTAKMLGAALRNTVAQYGRIVKALPETLKAMGRAGAVAVTAPKVKGASAPRTPLNGEIGAGRAFVSANVPLAEAKEIARRFDVKLNDVVLATCAGALRETFPAKQPMVGAVPASLRAPGDTTRANEVTMMLVGLATNISNPAKRLAAIHAAAGRAKKLTGSARGAIPMDLPSLGVPWLMALASGLHRKVVATGRGPVIANVVISNVPGPQMPLYMAGARATAYYPVSIVTHGLGLNITIISYDGSLGYGLVACKDTMPGLRAFAKRLQDSHTELLKLARRK
- a CDS encoding alpha/beta fold hydrolase, which translates into the protein MKKRKTGEMPAAQQLQPPSPLLLALEGRAPWELGASLASWPFLRNAPAGDGHSLMVFPGLAAPDLSTLPLRAFLRSLGYDARGWDLKFNFGPRAGVLEQSLERVEKMRKESGRKVSLVGWSLGGIYAREIAKLMPEAVRCVITLGTPFTGSPKATNAWRIYELASGHKLDDPKLLAKVREAPPVPTTSVYSRTDGVVAWQCSVNEPAKHVENIEVTASHVGMGVNPVAWYAVADRLAQAQGRWKPFHRNGWRQWVYPDPERIGDD